AACAGCCTAGCACTTTGGGTATCATACCGCCGGTGATGATGCCGTCATCAATCAGTTTTAAGGTGTCCGCTTTGGTAATTTCAGAAATTACTTCCGGAGCATCCACATCCATCTTTAATCCTTCAATATCGGTTAACAAAATCAGTTTTTCTGCTTCTAAGGCACCTGCCAAAACACCTGCAGCGGTATCTGCATTGATGTTGTAGCTATGGCCGTTTTCATCCACGCCAATGGGTGCGATAACGGGAATGTAACCGTTTTCCGCTAAGTTACGAACCAGTTTGGAGTTTACTTTCACAATATCGCCCACATAGCCGATGTCCACTTCTTCTCCATCCACCATAGTGGTATGTTTTTCACAGGTGAACAAACAGGAGTCCATCCCGGAAATCCCAACAGCGTTACCACCGTTCACATTTAAGAGGGAAACCACTTCTTTATTGGTTTTTCCGATTAACACCATCTGTGCTACCTGCATGGTGGTTTCATCGGTGACACGAAGACCGTTTACAAATTCGCTCTGCACATCGTAGGTTTTTAAAGCGCTGGAAATATCGGGGCCACCG
This is a stretch of genomic DNA from Oscillospiraceae bacterium. It encodes these proteins:
- the argB gene encoding acetylglutamate kinase, translated to MDMEKLIHKAKILVEAMPYIQKFYDKTVVIKYGGNAMINGELKNSVMEDITLLKYIGMHPIVVHGGGPDISSALKTYDVQSEFVNGLRVTDETTMQVAQMVLIGKTNKEVVSLLNVNGGNAVGISGMDSCLFTCEKHTTMVDGEEVDIGYVGDIVKVNSKLVRNLAENGYIPVIAPIGVDENGHSYNINADTAAGVLAGALEAEKLILLTDIEGLKMDVDAPEVISEITKADTLKLIDDGIITGGMIPKVLGCLDAIDSGVKSVHILDGRIPHCLLLEIFTTDGIGTMFKAE